One segment of Tenrec ecaudatus isolate mTenEca1 chromosome 1, mTenEca1.hap1, whole genome shotgun sequence DNA contains the following:
- the LOC142442854 gene encoding LOW QUALITY PROTEIN: uncharacterized protein LOC142442854 (The sequence of the model RefSeq protein was modified relative to this genomic sequence to represent the inferred CDS: inserted 1 base in 1 codon), whose product MLPVFYRKPTVENFCESIKGSQCXRTSSWKPSLNVLRRKSPEVDSLECCKCGQATMDPSSQKPRATSHTGCTTCQCKGCGEACSCPSHLNTASPLNGKKSHQCKVYGGNFLCISTLKSPVPALADEKLYECSHCGKGFCSFSSFWSHEENQECKEYCKTYSSSSSFILERNFNKKNMPHECKHCGRAFSESSSLTKHLRTHSGERPYKCKECEKTFTCSSNLIRHVRTHSGERPYECKECGKAFSEPSSLTRHLRTHSGERPYECKVCRKCFIEGSSLTKHIRTHSGEKPYECKECGKTFTSSSNLTKHIRTHSGERPYICQECGKAFSYASYLTTHIRTHSGERPYECKECGKCFRQLSALTTHKKTHVAKKPYECKECGKIFTYASYLAKHIRTHSGERPYECKECGKAFRHLSALNKHIKTHSGEKPYECNECGKTFRRDSHLTKHIRSNHSGERFHEYKGSEKTFIDSLSLAIHKKTHSREKPFECKECGKTFMESLKLTRHARIHSRGKPHVCSYCGKTFPHASSLAKHITTHTEERAFECKQCGKAFTISSNLTRHIRIHTGERPYECKQCQIAFSRASLLTKHIRRTHSGERPYECKECGKTFIDASALTIHTRIHTGEKPYECKECGRAFRQLSALTTHIRTHSGDRPYECKQCMKVFSEASSLTKHIRTHTGERPYECKECGKAFRCSSSLTIHIRTHSGERPYECKECGKAFRQLSALTTHVRIHTGERPYACKECGKAFRDCSSLTKHLRTHSGERPYECKECGKAFRQLSALTTHIRTHSGEKPYGCKECEKAFSDYSSLITHRRTHSGVRPYKCKECGKAFKQHSALTAHKRTHSGERPYKCKECGKAFRQLSALTTHLRTHR is encoded by the exons ATGCTGCCTGTTTTTTACAGAAAACCTACAGTAGAGAACTTTTGTGAGAGTATTAAAGGCAGCCAGT CCAGAACCTCCAGCTGGAAACCAAGTCTTAATGTGCTGAGAAGGAAGTCTCCAGAAGTAGATTCTTTGGAATGCTGTAAATGTGGACAAGCCACCATGGATCCCTCCTCACAGAAGCCTCGTGCCACATCTCACACTGGATGCACTACCTGTCAGTGTAAGGGATGTGGAGAAGCCTGCAGTTGTCCCTCTCACCTAAACACTGCAAGTCCTCTTAATGGAAAGAAGTCTCATCAATGTAAGGTATATGGGGGAAACTTCCTCTGTATCTCAACACTGAAGAGTCCTGTACCAGCACTCGCTGATGAGAAACTCTACGAATGTAGTCATTGTGGGAAAGGTTTTTGTAGTTTTTCATCCTTTTGGTCCCACGAGGAGAATCAGGAATGTAAAGAATATTGTAAAACCTATAGTAGTTCTTCATCCTTCATATTAGAAAGAAacttcaataagaaaaatatGCCTCATGAATGTAAGCACTGTGGCAGAGCTTTTAGTGAGAGCTCATCCCTCACTAAACATTtaagaactcacagtggagagagacctTATAAATGCAAGGAATGTGAGAAAACCTTTACATGTTCCTCAAATCTCATTAGACACGtaagaactcacagtggagagaggccttatgaatgtaaggaatgtgggaaagcctttagtgAGCCCTCATCCCTCACCAGACATCTAAGAACACACAGTGGCgagaggccttatgagtgtaaggTATGTAGAAAATGCTTCATTGAGGGCTCCTCCCTCACGAAACATATACGGACTCACAGTGGAGAAAAGCCCTATGAATGCAAGGAATGTGGGAAGACCTTTACAAGTTCCTCAAACCTTACTAAACATAtcagaactcacagtggagagagacctTATATCTGTCAGGAATGTGGCAAAGCATTTAGTTATGCTTCATATCTCACTACTCATATACggactcacagtggagagagacctTATGAATGCAAGGAATGTGGGAAATGTTTCAGGCAGCTCTCAGCCCTTACTACACATAAAAAGACTCACGTTGCAAagaagccttatgaatgtaaggaatgtgggaaaatcTTCACTTATGCCTCATACCTCGCAAAGCATATAAGAACTCATAGTGGAGAGAGACCTtatgaatgtaaagaatgtgggaaagcATTTAGGCATCTGTCAGCCCTCAATAAACATATAAAAACCCACAGTGGAGAGAAACCTTATGAATGTAACGAATGTGGGAAAACCTTTAGAAGAGACTCACATCTCACTAAACATATAAGAAGCAATCACAGTGGAGAGAGATTTCATGAGTATAAGGGAAGTGAGAAGACCTTTATTGATTCCTTATCCCTTGCTATACACAAAAAAACTCACAGTAGAGAGAAACCttttgaatgtaaggaatgtgggaaaacctTTATGGAGTCTTTAAAACTTACCAGACATGCAAGAATCCACAGTAGAGGGAAGCCTCATGTATGTAGTTATTGTGGAAAAACCTTTCCTCATGCTTCATCTCTTGCAAAGCACATAACTACTCACACCGAAGAGCGGGCTTTCGAATGTAAgcagtgtgggaaagcctttacaaTTTCCTCAAACCTCACCAGACATATAAGAATTCACACCGgtgagaggccttatgaatgtaagcaatgtcagatcgctttcagtcgAGCATCACTCCTCACTAAGCACATAAgaagaactcacagtggagagaggccttatgaatgtaaggaatgcggGAAGACTTTTATTGATGCCTCAGCCCTCACTATCCATACAAGAATTCACaccggagagaaaccctatgagtgtaaggaatgtggaagaGCCTTTAGGCAGCTCTCAGCCCTCACTACACATAttagaactcacagtggagatAGGCCTTATGAGTGTAAGCAATGTATGAAAGTCTTTAGTGAGGCTTCGTCTCTCACCAAGCATATAAGAACCCACACGGGTGAGCGGCCTtacgaatgtaaggaatgtgggaaagcctttcggTGTTCCTCATCTCTCACTATACACATAAGAacacacagtggagagaggccttatgaatgtaaggagtgtgggaaagcctttagacAGCTCTCTGCCCTGACTACACATGTGAGGATTCACACTGGAGAGAGGCCCTATGCGtgtaaagaatgtgggaaagccttcagaGATTGCTCATCCCTCACTAAGCATCTCAGAACACACAgcggagagaggccttatgagtgtaaAGAATGCGGGAAAGCCTTTCGGCAGCTCTCAGCCCTCACTACACATAtcagaactcacagtggagaaaAGCCCTATGGCTGTAAGGAATGTGAGAAAGCCTTTAGTGATTATTCCTCCCTTATTACACACAGAAGAACCCACAGTGGAGTGAGGCCGTAtaagtgtaaggaatgtgggaaagcctttaagcAGCACTCGGCCCTCACTGCACACAAAAGAACCCACAGTGGCGAGAGGCCCTAtaagtgtaaggaatgtgggaaagccttcaggCAGCTGTCTGCACTCACGACACACTTAAGGACGCATCGATGA